In Trichoderma breve strain T069 chromosome 4, whole genome shotgun sequence, the following proteins share a genomic window:
- a CDS encoding vta1 like domain-containing protein yields the protein MAEPIPAPLKIPEVSRFLNRANQLRAFKPAISYWCEYHAVNQIVGKNLHTTDDDCFAFTKTLLERLESTKAERPDDDAIMDNTAGQAYVEQFAQETFDRAERTMKANKVTRQTADTFDAAATFFDLTHEWGTPEPDVLQKIKFAKWNAARILKAIREGKDPNESNPKPREVEDEPALDPLDPDVQELTSPPSPQAAYVEDAPDGGEPSRQEPVQEGYFPLTQAAEPDNEPFVPSPMSTSPPPQDLPTQPPHSTPQLPPQFTSYAPPPQPPQPVNPSVPPSWTAPTAPVPPAVVSPTVVSPPVATPIVPPVTNASSSSRPPVADQKSMAQAQKHAKWAISALNFDDVPTAVQELRNALATLGAL from the exons ATGGCCGAGCCAATCCCAGCGCCGCTCAAGATCCCCGAAGTCAGTCGGTTTCTCAACCGCGCAAACCAGCTGCGCGCCTTCAAACCCGCCATCTCATACTGGT GCGAATACCATGCCGTCAACCAGATTGTAGGAAAGAACCTGCACACCACCGACGATGACTGCTTCGCCTTCACAAAGACGCTGCTCGAGCGCCTCGAGTCCACAAAGGCCGAGCGTccagacgacgacgccatcaTGGACAACACCGCGGGGCAGGCCTATGTCGAGCAGTTTGCGCAGGAGACGTTTGATCGTGCAGAGCGAACCATGAAGGCGAACAAAGTGACGAG ACAAACCGCCGACAcctttgatgctgccgccaccTTCTTCGACCTCACCCACGAATGGGGAACCCCCGAGCCAGATGTCCTACAAAAGATCAAATTCGCCAAGTGGAACGCCGCCCGCATACTCAAGGCCATCCGCGAGGGTAAGGACCCCAACGAATCCAACCCCAAGCCCCGCGAGGTCGAAGACGAACCGGCCCTCGACCCTCTCGACCCCGACGTCCAGGAACTCACCAGCCCCCCGTCGCCGCAAGCTGCCTACGTCGAGGACGCTCCCGACGGGGGCGAGCCGTCGCGCCAGGAGCCCGTGCAGGAAGGATATTTCCCCCTTACGCAGGCTGCTGAGCCTGACAACGAGCCCTTTGTCCCTTCGCCCATGAGCACGAGTCCTCCGCCTCAGGATCTTCCGACGCAACCGCCACATTCTACGCCTCAGCTTCCTCCGCAATTCACTTCCTATGCGCCTCCTCCCCAGCCTCCTCAGCCTGTCAACCCTTCTGTTCCTCCTAGCTGGACCGCCCCCACGGCTCCCGTCCCTCCAGCTGTCGTGTCGCCAACTGTCGTCTCACCTCCCGTCGCAACTCCCATCGTACCGCCGGTTACGAAcgctagcagcagcagcaggcccCCAGTGGCCGATCAGAAGAGCATGGCACAGGCGCAGAAACATGCCAAGTGGGCGATATCCGCTCTGAATTTCGACGACGTGCCGACCGCCGTGCAGGAACTGAGGAATGCGCTGGCTACTCTTGGGGCACTGTGA
- a CDS encoding NLI interacting factor-like phosphatase domain-containing protein produces MLSRVAQASRLGLAASRLPRTAVRQPIRFPAAATAAPASQFLRTYANKKSSPGETPRPAPKQPSPGPKGPAAEGSPAQEVDSSAEQKPADSAEPEPIPFHKLPDLTQGIPSTLEAELEQRAGKSQSSLTLGEEEPAAGGSGGGGRGRAREEYVSTSERNRKWWTRFMLAVTGSGSLMGIAYMGRNWEDPIEAERHPDIPNGWSPALWWQRTRARWGESVSYYQDPAFEKLLPDPDPSFERPYTLCISLDDMLIHSEWTREHGWRVAKRPGMDYFIRYLSQYYELVLFTTAPFGMAEPLVRKLDPFRFIMWPLYREATKYEDGEIVKDLSYLNRDLSKVIILDTKASHVRKQPENAVILEPWKGDASDKELVALIPFLEYIHTMQYSDVRKVLKSFEGKHIPTEFARREAIARREFNKQRAEKSKHGKPSGMGALGNLLGLKPSKMSMTVPVDGEQDPTEAYAQGKMLQDIARERGQRNYQALEKEIRENGEKWLKEEQQAMEKAQQEMMSSMMGSFSGMFGPKKEGGDNTKA; encoded by the exons ATGCTCTCCAGAGTAGCTCAAGCCTCTCGGCTGGGGCTGGCGGCCAGTCGGCTACCACGAACGGCTGTGCGTCAGCCCATTCGattccctgctgctgctactgctgctccGGCTTCGCAATTCCTCCGTACCTATGCGAACAAAAAATCCAGCCCCGGAGAGACACCCAGACCAGCTCCGAAGCAGCCCTCACCAGGACCCAAGGGCCCCGCCGCAGAGGGCTCACCAGCACAAGAGGTCGATTCCTCAGCTGAACAGAAGCCCGCCGACTCTGCTGAGCCAGAACCCATACCCTTCCACAAGCTTCCTGATCTCACCCAGGGCATTCCCTCGACGTTGGAAGCCGAGCTCGAGCAGAGAGCTGGCAAGTCGCAGTCGTCATTGACACTGGGCGAGGAGGagccagctgctggaggaagcggaggaggaggccgcGGCCGAGCCAGAGAAGAATATGTCTCTACCAGCGAGCGCAACCGCAAGTGGTGGACTCGCTTCATGTTGGCTGTCACGGGCTCGGGATCACTGATGGGCATCGCATACATGGGTCGTAACTGGGAAGATCCCATCGAGGCAGAGCGCCACCCCGATATTCCCAATGGATGGAGCCCGGCACTGTGGTGGCAGCGCACCAGAGCTCGATGGGGAGAGTCAGTGTCTTATTACCAGGACCCAGCCTTTGAGAAGCTACTACCTGATCCCGACCCGAGCTTCGAGCGCCCGTACACCCTCTGCATCAGTTTGGACGACATGCTCATCCACAGCGAATGGACTAGAGAGCATGGCTGGAGAGTGGCAAAGCGACCCGGAATGGACTACTTTATCCGATACCTGAGTCAATACTACGAGCTTGTGCTCTTCACCACAGCTCCCTTTGGCATGGCAGAACCGCTGGTTCGGAAGCTGGATCCTTTCCGCTTCATCATGTGGCCCCTCTATCGCGAGGCAACCAAATACGAAGACGGAGAAATCGTCAAG GATCTCTCCTACCTCAACCGTGACCTTTCcaaagtcatcatcctcgacaCCAAAGCCTCTCACGTCCGCAAGCAGCCTGAGAACGCCGTCATTCTAGAGCCTTGGAAGGGTGATGCAAGCGATAAGGAGCTTGTCGCTCTGATTCCTTTCCTCGAGTATATCCACACCATGCAGTACTCCGATGTACGAAAGGTTCTCAAGTCCTTCGAAGGAAAGCACATTCCTACCGAGTTTGCCCGCCGAGAAGCCATCGCCCGCCGAGAATTCAACAAGCAGCGTGCTGAAAAGTCAAAGCACGGAAAGCCGTCCGGCATGGGTGCTCTTGGAAACCTGCTTGGCCTGAAGCCCAGCAAGATGAGCATGACCGTTCCCGTCGACGGAGAGCAGGATCCTACCGAAGCCTATGCTCAGGGCAAGATGCTTCAGGACATTGCCCGCGAGAGAGGCCAGCGCAACTACCAGGCCCTCGAGAAGGAGATCCGCGAGAACGGTGAGAAGTGGCtcaaggaggagcagcaggccatggagaaggctcagcaggagatgatgagcagcATGATGGGTTCTTTCTCTGGCATGTTTGGCCCTAAGAAGGAGGGCGGCGACAACACCAAGGCATGA
- a CDS encoding enoyl-(Acyl carrier protein) reductase domain-containing protein, with protein sequence MSTTDSLSLAGKTAIITGSGKENGIGAAIALALARNGARVAINYVSEATAPRSLKVAASIEEVAGKGSVVIIQQDVTTPEGTKKLVEKAIEGFGVDRIDILVNNAAWASREPALIMGQENVEKTFNTCVLGPLYLIQATVPHMPQGGRIINVGSVASKLGIEAIYGAAKAAMDALTYSLARDLGADNKRITINTVMPGPVLTDSLKAEEFEMLKEGLLNLTRAERRFGTVEDIADSVLLLANEKSRWITGECISVSGGIVGN encoded by the exons ATGTCAACCACAGACTCCCTCTCCCTGGCCGGCAAGaccgccatcatcactggTTCCGGCAAAGAGAACGGCATCGGAGCTGCCATcgctcttgctcttgctaGGAATGGTGCTCGTGTTGCTATCAACTATGTCTCGGAAGCCACTGCTCCTCGATCTTTGAAAGTTGCAGCGAGCATTGAAGAAGTTGCAGGCAAGGGCAGCGTCGTGATTATTCAACAGGATGTCACCACGCCTGAGGGAACCAAGAAACTAGtggaaaaggccattgagggATTTGGTGTTGATCGTATCGATATCCTTG TTAACAATGCCGCATGGGCTTCGCGAGAGCCTGCCTTGATCATGGGCCAAGAGAATGTCGAAAAAACATTCAATACTTGTGTTTTGGGGCCACTGTATCTCATCCAAGCTACAGTCCCACACATGCCACAAGGCGGAAGGATCATCAATGTCGGCAGCGTGGCTTCAAAGCTCGGAATCGAGGCCATCTACGGAGCCGCAAAGGCAGCCATGGACGCTTTGACGTACAGTCTAGCAAGAGAT CTTGGAGCCGACAACAAACGCATCACCATTAACACGGTGATGCCCGGCCCCGTGCTCACCGACTCACTAAAGGCTGAAGAGTTTGAAATGTTGAAGGAAGGGTTGCTCAACTTGACACGAGCAGAGAGGCGATTTGGAACGGTCGAGGATATTGCAGACTCAGTGCTGCTTCTTGCAAACGAGAAGAGCCGATGGATTACTGGAGAGTGCATCTCTGTTAGTGGCGGCATAGTTGGCAATTAA
- a CDS encoding la domain-containing protein — MSFVSRSPKTWPYAQSSAQDSVGKLLGTLHPGLLGDILCWEAKGEARRLFESSLKKSILDYLLEHSDKAQESGSYLSIPLFMVGKRAKRAKPVVMLVSDDKVARKEAYDLILHSDIMAKYPGFELGHSDFEKLMAWAGDSVSVFSLQQEGTPDCYRLISGQEVSDKEASDRQVSGRKILASASLGALGTESIARARNVYGDRSRGDDTSPDRNSVPKQGLGPAAAALAIAGAAKYLQAGKVEKEERRRGRSRSRSFTSSDDDHSPPRSRSRSRRRQRSTSTSAKAAVGTAAVAGLVQHFRNKSRTRSKSRSRSRLRSGSRSKSTLKRSISTSARLGLFRTATAGGVVSYMGKHMLLSISHFLRDSPSIELPAHKFEASQISDCEITGLGDFDDDDDDETDTDFVETVRQGSVSDVDESKDSEMDDSYTPTSASESDRNSQRRLSISLQEPSSPEGRLIGKGKPVVCSEELDYAFFEVDMSSPSESPLNNAISLTDLDKIESGPRNTAVKTVASNGRVVHGLMSEDTLPVRLPHSKGFTEVYTARFFGSLGPGDCGGWVRDKVTGRLFGHVFAGNLSNGLTAIMPAKLVFEHARAQLDQRFALTAHQNQNAAFSFSALKEKVEYYFSIENLAGDLYLRARMDSQGFVPLHLITSFKGMRQLTDDIDIVRAVCEFSVELDFAVGDDGIERVRRSQGWESFVLPLDERDESARNSGPAYLSFKNRELKPHHKLQELKQSTLQSIDDNDDDSTYGSAAKRPLSLPKGITNMFRSRVKQAKLVKKYVCRDPTAAGLYSDVKPDFPLSQCPECSSGKTYNAYYMAADHLRRRHFQRHYQETLVNSNSRVVRLSSAVSDLRLWTEEVLAKADEPLGSSIAEVTEDEASHSTEKVSPSQDVTKNVSPSYDANENASPSHDVNENVSPSHDVNSSGPSFQPLTDAPFPYPSFDRVEPYAPLYPSWNTPLPGLSFSPHSVSTATPSSIANSPYQLYNVNSYGSRSQFQVIEEELNEVPGLTSGSLQGYELYQPSYNFDPLAPAYQPLEGPPSAAYAPKISADDDFRLYGTNFSPLTSPVLTSSDFSLFPAATTKMDESSSSAAPIVTSRQAIASRSSGRLSSDQRRKSSKFLCTICNDHPGGFRGPHELDRHMRRHDSNKMTRKFICRDPTSVGIKPDIQAINPLSKCKSCLTQEQYDTVAGAISHLYIEHMIDPSTRKSHADQSKRSLIEQLKVWCCEVQVDGNGRILAQAGDASAALQAEGDDIPGFLKALDSHKTLKSFEPGKKGESATSRTVAQLSKFQQMRESNNALTESMTSSMQLDHSSIVSSRQLDGMIYTEGEPSAMDCDDDNEDTEMTSDIPEPSGSPPAGAGGPDVQEIVCSNCFTQDSLVWPTSPEEKPLCVDCSRNLPTSQDSARPSYNGSFSPTAIAVRRERQAQRERKAQEQRDHALIGDRRGSMTNFLSSTAATTRQQQYLEQLQQPPRSSKRPRPVVACIECRKRKTRCDGQYPCLACHRSNRSCKRADPGSFNPSVGSDAEVSEPHMAPWVQDNISKPFASVANAFKNSLLSRQPERELTRNRSRSITKPDKSQTANTTDTSPVIGTGGVINNANVGAHKDLSRLHAGLASPNDVDSDDVRHTEADRWLMK, encoded by the coding sequence ATGTCCTTCGTTTCGCGAAGTCCAAAGACGTGGCCATACGCGCAGAGTTCGGCACAGGACTCCGTCGGAAAGTTATTAGGGACACTACATCCAGGGCTGCTCGGCGACATCCTCTGTTGGGAGGCCAAGGGGGAGGCCCGGAGGTTATTCGAGAGCAGCCTCAAAAAGTCCATCCTCGACTACTTGCTCGAGCACAGCGACAAGGCGCAAGAGTCTGGCAGCTACCTTTCCATCCCCCTGTTTATGGTTGGGAAGCGGGCAAAGCGAGCGAAGCCTGTTGTTATGCTCGTGTCGGATGATAAAGTCGCCCGCAAGGAAGCATATGATTTGATTCTTCATAGCGACATCATGGCCAAATACCCGGGCTTCGAACTTGGGCACTCAGACTTTGAAAAGCTCATGGCCTGGGCCGGCGACTCTGTCTCCGTTTTCTCGTTACAGCAAGAAGGCACTCCAGATTGTTATCGATTAATCTCAGGCCAAGAGGTCTCAGACAAAGAGGCCTCAGACAGACAGGTCTCAGGCAGGAAGATTCTTGCCAGCGCCAGCTTAGGAGCTCTTGGGACCGAGTCCATCGCAAGAGCCCGCAACGTATATGGAGATCGCTCTAGAGGCGATGACACATCCCCTGATCGTAATTCCGTGCCCAAACAAGGTCTGGGCCCCGCCGCAGCCGCTCTCGCCATAGCCGGTGCCGCAAAGTATCTCCAGGCTGGCAAAGtcgaaaaggaagagagacgTCGAGGCcgcagccgaagccgaagcttTACTTCCTCTGACGATGATCACTCACCTCCTCGTTCTCGCTCACGCTCACGTCGCCGCCAGCGTAGCACTTCTACCTCCGCCAAGGCCGCAGTCGGGACTGCCGCCGTCGCTGGCCTTGTCCAGCATTTCCGCAACAAGTCAAGGACGCGGTCAAAGTCACGATCCAGGTCACGACTTAGAAGCGGATCCCGCAGCAAATCGACGCTTAAGCGCAGCATTTCTACGTCAGCCAGACTAGGTTTGTTTCGAACGGCCACTGCGGGCGGTGTTGTAAGCTATATGGGCAAACACATGTTGCTTAGCATCAGCCATTTCTTGAGAGATTCACCATCGATCGAGTTGCCGGCGCATAAGTTCGAAGCAAGCCAGATCAGCGACTGCGAAATAACGGGCCTGGGCGATttcgacgatgacgacgacgatgagacAGACACGGATTTTGTTGAAACTGTAAGGCAGGGCAGCGTTTCAGATGTGGACGAGAGTAAAGACTCCGAGATGGACGACTCGTATACCCCTACATCAGCCTCAGAAAGCGATAGAAATTCTCAGAGGCGACTCTCTATCTCCCTGCAAGAGCCCAGCTCCCCGGAAGGGCGGTTAATCGGCAAAGGCAAACCTGTTGTCTGCAGTGAAGAGCTCGACTATGCCTTCTTCGAAGTGGACATGAGCTCTCCTTCAGAGTCCCCGCTCAACAACGCAATTTCACTTACTGATCTCGACAAAATCGAGTCTGGTCCCCGCAACACGGCTGTGAAGACTGTGGCCTCAAACGGTAGAGTCGTCCATGGACTCATGTCGGAGGATACACTTCCCGTACGGCTTCCTCACTCTAAAGGGTTCACCGAGGTATATACTGCGAGGTTCTTTGGGTCGCTTGGCCCTGGAGACTGTGGAGGCTGGGTCAGAGACAAGGTGACTGGTCGCCTCTTTGGACACGTCTTTGCAGGCAATCTATCCAACGGCTTGACTGCCATTATGCCCGCCAAACTTGTTTTCGAACATGCTCGAGCTCAGTTAGATCAACGATTTGCATTGACAGCGCACCAGAATCAAAATGCCGCATTCAGCTTCTCCGCACTTAAAGAAAAAGTTGAATATTACTTTTCGATTGAAAACTTGGCTGGGGATCTATATCTTCGCGCGCGAATGGACTCGCAAGGCTTTGTGCCTTTACACCTTATTACGTCTTTCAAGGGTATGCGACAGCTCACAGACGATATCGACATCGTTCGTGCGGTTTGTGAGTTCTCTGTTGAACTCGATTTCGccgttggcgatgatggcatcgaACGCGTACGACGAAGCCAGGGGTGGGAAAGCTTCGTGTTGCCTCTTGACGAACGGGATGAGTCTGCTCGAAACTCTGGACCAGCCTATCTTTCCTTCAAGAATCGAGAACTGAAGCCCCATCATAAGCTACAAGAACTCAAGCAGTCGACATTGCAGAGCATAgatgataatgatgatgacagcaCATATGGCTCTGCGGCAAAAAGGCCGCTGTCACTTCCTAAGGGCATCACCAATATGTTTAGATCAAGGGTCAAGCAAGCTAAACTCGTCAAGAAATATGTCTGCCGAGATCCAACCGCCGCAGGTCTTTATTCCGACGTAAAGCCTGATTTTCCGCTCTCCCAGTGCCCAGAGTGTTCGTCTGGGAAGACGTATAATGCATATTACATGGCAGCAGACCATCTTCGGCGGAGGCATTTCCAACGGCATTATCAAGAGACACTtgtcaacagcaacagcagggTCGTTCGTTTATCGTCAGCTGTGTCGGATCTCCGGTTGTGGACTGAAGAGGTTCTTGCGAAGGCGGATGAGCCTCTTGGCTCATCCATTGCAGAGGTTactgaagatgaagcttcgCATTCAACCGAGAAAGTTTCCCCTTCTCAAGACGTCACTAAGAATGTTTCCCCTTCTTATGATGCGAATGAGAATGCTTCCCCTTCTCACGACGTCAACGAGAATGTTTCCCCTTCTCACGATGTCAATTCATCTGGGCCATCGTTTCAGCCTCTGACAGATGCGCCCTTCCCTTATCCCAGTTTTGATCGCGTTGAGCCCTATGCACCACTATACCCATCCTGGAATACACCGTTACCTGGGCTCAGCTTCTCACCACATTCAGTGTCGACGGCGACTCCCAGCTCAATTGCCAATTCTCCTTACCAGTTGTACAATGTCAATTCTTATGGGTCACGATCACAATTTCAGGTGATTGAAGAAGAGTTGAATGAAGTCCCTGGTCTAACTTCCGGTTCTCTTCAAGGGTATGAGTTATATCAGCCGTCCTACAATTTTGATCCCCTTGCACCAGCATATCAACCACTTGAGGGACCACCGTCAGCCGCGTACGCGCCAAAGATAtcagctgatgatgatttccGACTTTACGGCACAAATTTCTCCCCGTTAACGTCCCCAGTTCTCACTTCGTCCGATTTCTCCTTATTCCCAGCCGcaacgacgaagatggaTGAAAGTAGCTCATCAGCAGCTCCTATCGTGACATCGCGTCAAGCCATCGCTAGCCGTTCAAGCGGACGCTTAAGCTCGGATCAGAGGCGCAAATCATCCAAGTTCTTATGCACCATCTGTAACGACCATCCAGGTGGCTTCCGAGGGCCTCATGAGCTCGATCGTCATATGCGTCGACATGACAGCAACAAAATGACAAGGAAGTTTATATGCCGCGACCCGACCTCCGTTGGCATCAAGCCCGATATCCAAGCCATCAATCCGCTATCGAAGTGCAAATCTTGCTTGACACAGGAGCAGTACGATACTGTAGCCGGAGCAATATCTCACTTATACATTGAGCATATGATAGATCCATCCACTAGGAAGTCACACGCCGATCAAAGCAAAAGATCGCTGATAGAGCAACTTAAGGTTTGGTGTTGTGAAGTACAGGTTGATGGAAACGGGCGAATACTGGCACAAGCTGGTGACGCAAGTGCAGCGCTGCAGGCCGAGGGAGATGATATTCCTGGTTTCCTAAAGGCTCTAGACAGTCACAAGACTTTGAAGTCATTCGAGCCAGGCAAGAAAGGAGAATCAGCGACGAGCAGAACGGTCGCCCAGTTGTCCAAGTTCCAGCAGATGAGAGAGTCTAACAACGCCTTGACCGAGTCGATGACTTCATCAATGCAGCTTGATCATTCCTCAATTGTTTCAAGCAGACAGCTCGATGGAATGATTTACACCGAGGGTGAGCCTTCGGCGATGGActgcgacgacgacaacgaagATACAGAAATGACCTCTGATATACCAGAGCCCTCCGGTTCACCGCCAGCGGGTGCTGGAGGTCCTGATGTTCAGGAGATCGTTTGCTCCAATTGCTTTACCCAAGATAGTCTGGTTTGGCCAACAAGCCCGGAAGAAAAACCTCTTTGCGTGGATTGCAGCAGAAATCTGCCCACCTCTCAAGATTCTGCACGGCCATCGTACAACGGCTCTTTCTCTCCCACTGCCATCGCAGTTCGGCGAGAACGACAAGCTCAGCGTGAGCGAAAAGCTCAGGAACAGCGCGACCACGCCCTGATTGGAGACCGAAGAGGTTCAATGACcaattttctctcttccactgcCGCCACAACTCGACAGCAGCAATATCTTGAACAACTGCAGCAACCACCTCGCAGCAGCAAGCGGCCACGGCCCGTGGTAGCGTGTATCGAGTGTCGGAAGCGCAAGACGCGATGTGATGGCCAATATCCTTGCTTGGCGTGCCATAGGTCGAACCGTTCCTGCAAAAGAGCCGACCCGGGCTCGTTTAACCCCTCTGTGGGCTCAGACGCAGAAGTATCTGAGCCTCACATGGCACCCTGGGTTCAGGATAACATCAGCAAGCCATTCGCAAGCGTGGCCAATGCCTTTAAGAATTCTCTCCTATCTCGGCAGCCTGAGCGTGAACTCACGCGGAATCGAAGTAGGTCGATCACTAAGCCAGACAAAAGCCAGACTGCAAACACCACCGATACCTCTCCTGTCATTGGTACCGGAGGCGTCATCAATAATGCCAACGTTGGTGCTCATAAGGACCTCTCGAGGCTCCATGCTGGCTTAGCATCTCCCAACGACGTCGATTCAGATGACGTGCGTCACACCGAAGCGGATAGATGGCTTATGAAATGA
- a CDS encoding ras family domain-containing protein, with the protein MASGSPQNVIRRKLVIIGDGACGKTSLLSVFTLGYFPTIPTVFENYVTDCRVDGKSVQLALWDTAGQEDYERLRPLAYSKAHVILIGFSVDTPDSLDNVKHKWIEEATRLCEGVPIILVGLKKDLRDDPVAIEEMRKKSLRFVTAHDGEGVAREIGAKRYLECSSLSGEGVDDVFEAATRAALLTFEKGESTGCCVVL; encoded by the exons ATGGCTAGTGGGAGTCCGCAAAATGTCATCCGCAG GaagctcgtcatcatcggAGATGGTGCCTGCGGCAAGACAAGTCTGCTCAGCGTCTTCACACTTGGTTATTTCCCTACA ATTCCCACCGTCTTCGAAAACTACGTAACCGACTGCAGAGTAGATGGCAAGTCCGTGCAGCTTGCTCTGTGGGATACGgccggccaagaagactACGAACGCTTACGACCCCTTGCCTACTCCAAGGCGCATGTCATCCTAATAGGCTTCTCCGTCGATACGCCCGATTCTCTTGACAATGTCAAACACAAG TGGATTGAGGAAGCTACTCGCCTTTGCGAAGGAGTACCGATCATACTCGTCGGATTAAAGAAAGATCTGCGCGATGATCCCGTTGCCATCGAGGAGATGCGCAAAAAATCATTGCGATTCGTCACTGCGCACGACGGCGAGGGCGTCGCTCGAGAGATTGGCGCTAAGAGATATCTCGAATGCTCCAGTTTGAGTGGAGAGggcgttgatgatgtgtTTGAGGCGGCTACCCGAGCGGCTCTCCTCACATTCGAGAAGGGGGAGAGCACAGGCTGTTGCGTTGTTCTGTAG
- a CDS encoding fungal specific transcription factor domain-containing protein, translating into MGSKQFSFVNISHPEESRSRHNLAYIRRHVMADVGRSKRKKPRFKIIPLEVASSGDASEAKPVKIEAAESPPLGRMPPSFQLHLVDTNARACELISFMAAEADYVYRPFRTSWVQIGLSDPTAFDLWLAQAIVIRGRTVPEDITSCPDVEYLSNPEANKYYSRSLTQLSHRLSSREECVSIGVVAIIMGFICIDTRVGNWDRYLMHMNGLERIYHLRNGFDELDREISLMAFFVDLMGASMLDRYPRFPIPKHCVNPSEMNYDSDMSNTLQILLNDARTIAPQGERIYAMLRVTASVIAMVNRNANDPLFWTHDAALAEKLGSASHFILSAPKSPEDDPHTNYPVFVVQRMVQLACLMVMSKLKQLASFHWADIDPLGDRLGKLLQVPCYEVPVQLQKLRLWAIVTACSLLDPEAQVPFLIELRRSIRALGYRTAEEAIEYVKNLLWLENVDIIATESLYGCCNL; encoded by the exons ATGGGCTCTAAGCAATTCTCCTTTGTCAACATCTCACACCCAGAGGAGAGTCGGAGCCGCCACAACCTTGCCTACATTCGTCGCCATGTCATGGCAGACGTTGGCCGTTCGAAGCGCAAAAAGCCAAGATTTAAGATTATTCCCCTTGAAGTCGCTTCTAGTGGAGATGCATCTGAGGCAAAGCCAGTGAAGATTGAGGCGGCTGAGTCACCACCTCTTGGGAGGATGCCACCGTCGTTTCAATTACATCTCGTTGACACGAATGCTCGTGCTTGCGAACTTATCAGCTTCA TGGCGGCTGAGGCCGACTACGTATATCGACCGTTCCGCACCTCATGGGTTCAAATTGGCCTCTCAGATCCAACCGCGTTTGATCTGTGGCTTGCACAAGCCATTGTGATTCGAGGTCGCACCGTCCCTGAAGATATTACATCCTGTCCCGATGTGGAGTATTTAAGCAATCCCGAGGCGAATAAATACTACAGCAGATCACTCACCCAGCTATCCCATCGACTGAGTAGTCGCGAAGAGTGCGTAAGCATCGGCGTTGTAGCAATCATTATGGGATTTATATGCATTGAT ACACGCGTGGGAAATTGGGATCGGTATCTTATGCATATGAATGGTTTGGAGCGGATATATCATCTTCGCAACGGGTTTGACGAATTGGACAGGGAGATTTCATTGATGGCTTTTTT TGTTGATTTAATGGGCGCTTCCATGCTCGATCGGTATCCTCGATTTCCCATTCCAAAACACTGCGTCAATCCTTCGGAAATGAACTATGACAGCGACATGTCAAATACGTTGCAAATTTTACTAAACGATGCCAGAACAATAGCACCTCAAGGAGAGCGGATATACGCTATGCTTAGAGTAACAGCATCAGTCATCGCGATGGTCAATCGGAACGCCAACGATCCCCTATTCTGGACCCATGACGCGGCTCTGGCCGAGAAATTGGGTTCTGCGAGCCACTTTATACTATCAGCACCTAAATCTCCAGAAGATGATCCGCATACAAACTATCCTGTCTTTGTTGTGCAGAGAATGGTACAGCTCGCATGCTTGATGGTCATGTCAAAGTTGAAGCAATTGGCGTCTTTCCACTGGGCCGATATAGACCCTCTTGGAGACCGGCTTGGAAAACTACTGCAAGTGCCTTGTTATGAGGTTCCTGTACAGCTCCAGAAACTACGTCTCTGGGCGATTGTAACAGCTTGCTCATTACTGGATCCCGAAGCACAAGTCCCGTTTCTTATTGAGTTGAGGCGGTCAATAAGAGCATTGGGTTATCGCACTGCTGAAGAGGCAATTGAATATGTCAAAAACCTTCTTTGGCTTGAAAACGTGGACATCATTGCAACAGAGAGCCTATACGGATGCTGCAACCTATAA